CACCGCGCCGAGCGCGATCGCGGTGATCAGCGGGCCCTTGCTCTTCTTCGGCGGCGTCGGGTAGCCGCCGGGCATGCCCGGGTATTGCGGCTGCTGGTATTGCGGCTGCTGGTACTGGGGCTGCTGGTACTGCTGGTACTGGGGCTGTTGCGGCTGGCCGTACGCGCCGAAGCCCTGGTACTGCTGAGCGTCGGGCTGCGGGTACTGAGCACCGCCCACCGGCTGACCGGTCAGCGGGTCGTACTGCTGACCGCTCTCGTGCGAACCCCAATGACCACCAGGTGACGACATGGGGTGATCCTAACCAGCCGACGAGCAGTGATCGCCCGAGGTCAGTTGACGCTCGTGCCTTGGGTGAACTCGGCCAGCGGTGCGGGTACGGCGCGCAGTTCGCGGAGGAACTCCGCTTCGCGCAGCAGCAGCCGGCGGATGTTGCGCAGCCGCACCAGCGGATCGGTCTCGGCCAGCAGGTCCTGCCGGTCCTCCACGGTCAGCACGCAGTCGTCGGCCAGCAGGTAGGAGAGCTCCGCGGCGCCGGCGTCGGGCATTTCCCGGTTGCCGCCGCGCAGGCCGGTGGCGTGGTAGCGCTGGTGCGCCGCGCGGGCGGCGGTGGTCAGGTGCTCGCGGCGGGCCGGCGAGTCGTCGGGCGGTTCGACGTCGGGCAGCCACTGCACGTGCGCGATCAGGTAAGGCGCGGTGTCGCGGTCGATCTGCAGCAGCCGGA
This portion of the Saccharopolyspora antimicrobica genome encodes:
- a CDS encoding LON peptidase substrate-binding domain-containing protein, with protein sequence MDVLPLFPLSSVLLPGGHLPLHVFEPRYRQLVEDLVGESLPDRRFGVVAIRQGWEVGEDNVDSMYDVGCSALLDQVRALPGDRYDVSAAGERRFRLLQIDRDTAPYLIAHVQWLPDVEPPDDSPARREHLTTAARAAHQRYHATGLRGGNREMPDAGAAELSYLLADDCVLTVEDRQDLLAETDPLVRLRNIRRLLLREAEFLRELRAVPAPLAEFTQGTSVN